One part of the Phacochoerus africanus isolate WHEZ1 chromosome 7, ROS_Pafr_v1, whole genome shotgun sequence genome encodes these proteins:
- the TNFRSF1A gene encoding tumor necrosis factor receptor superfamily member 1A isoform X1 — protein sequence MGLPTVPGLLLPLVLRALLVDVYPAGVHGLVLHPGDREKRESWCPQGKYSHPQNRSICCTKCHKGTYLHNDCLGPGLDTDCRECDNGTFTASENHLTQCLSCSKCRSEMSQVEISPCTVDRDTVCGCRKNQYRKYWSETLFQCLNCSLCPNGTVQLPCLERQDTICNCHSGFFLRDKECVSCVNCKNTDCKNLCPATSETRNDFQDTGTTVLLPLVIFFGLCLAFFLFVGLACRYQRWKPKLYSIICGKSTPVKEGEPEPLATAPSFGPITTFSPIPSFSPTTTFSPVPSFSPISSPTFTPCDWSNIKVTSPPKEMAPPPQGAGPIFPVPPASTPIPTPLPKWEGSAHSAPAQLADADPATLYAVVDGVPPTRWKEFVRRLGLSEHEIERLELQNGRCLREAQYSMLAAWRRRTSRREATLELLGSVLRDMDLLGCLEDIEEALRGPARLAPAPHLLR from the exons GTGCTCCGGGCTCTGTTGGTGGATGTGTACCCCGCAGGGGTCCATGGGCTGGTCCTTCACCCTGGGGACcgggagaagagagagagttGGTGTCCCCAAGGAAAATACAGCCACCCTCAAAATAGGTCCATTTGCTGCACGAAGTGCCACAAAG GCACCTACCTACACAATGACTGTCTGGGCCCGGGGCTGGACACGGACTGCAGGGAGTGCGACAATGGCACCTTCACTGCATCAGAGAACCACCTCACACAATGCCTGAGCTGCTCCAAGTGCCGGAGTG AAATGTCCCAGGTGGAGATTTCTCCGTGCACAGTGGACCGGGACACCGTGTGTGGCTGCAGGAAGAACCAGTACCGGAAGTACTGGAGTGAGACTCTTTTCCAGTGTCTGAACTGCAGCCTCTGCCCCAACGGCACAGTGCAACTCCCCT GCCTGGAGAGACAGGACACCATCTGCAACTGTCACTCGGGGTTCTTTCTAAGAGATAAGGAGTGTGTCTCCTGTGTTAA CTGTAAGAACACAGACTGCAAGAATTTATGTCCAGCCACATCTGAAACTCGTAACGACTTTCAGGACACAG GCACCACGGTGCTGTTGCCGCTGGTGATCTTCTTTGGTCTTTGTCTGGCATTCTTCCTCTTCGTTGGCTTAGCTTGCCGCTACCAACGGTGGAAGCCAAAGCTCTACTCCATTA tttgTGGGAAATCGACTCCTGTAAAGGAG GGAGAGCCGGAGCCCCTGGCCACAGCTCCAAGCTTCGGTCCCATCACGACTTTCAGTCCCATCCCAAGCTTCAGTCCCACCACGACCTTCAGTCCTGTCCCAAGCTTCAGTCCCATCTCCAGTCCCACCTTCACCCCCTGTGACTGGTCCAACATCAAAGTCACATCACCTCCCAAAGAGAtggccccgcccccccaggggGCTGGCCCCATTTTCCCTGTGCCTCCAGCTTCCACCCCTATCCCCACCCCTCTTCCGAAGTGGGAGGGCAGCGCCCACAGCGCCCCGGCTCAGCTCGCAGACG CGGACCCAGCGACACTGTACGCGGTGGTGGATGGCGTGCCTCCGACGCGCTGGAAGGAGTTCGTGCGGCGGCTGGGGCTAAGCGAGCACGAGATCGAGCGGCTGGAGCTGCAGAACGGGCGCTGTCTGCGCGAGGCGCAATACAGCATGCTGGCGGCGTGGCGGCGGCGCACTTCGCGACGCGAGGCCACGCTGGAGCTGCTGGGCAGCGTGCTCCGCGACATGGACCTGCTCGGCTGCCTGGAGGACATCGAGGAGGCGCTGCGGGGCCCCGCCCGCCTAGCGCCCGCGCCACACCTTCTCCGATGA
- the TNFRSF1A gene encoding tumor necrosis factor receptor superfamily member 1A isoform X2, translating to MGLPTVPGLLLPLVLRALLVDVYPAGVHGLVLHPGDREKRESWCPQGKYSHPQNRSICCTKCHKEMSQVEISPCTVDRDTVCGCRKNQYRKYWSETLFQCLNCSLCPNGTVQLPCLERQDTICNCHSGFFLRDKECVSCVNCKNTDCKNLCPATSETRNDFQDTGTTVLLPLVIFFGLCLAFFLFVGLACRYQRWKPKLYSIICGKSTPVKEGEPEPLATAPSFGPITTFSPIPSFSPTTTFSPVPSFSPISSPTFTPCDWSNIKVTSPPKEMAPPPQGAGPIFPVPPASTPIPTPLPKWEGSAHSAPAQLADADPATLYAVVDGVPPTRWKEFVRRLGLSEHEIERLELQNGRCLREAQYSMLAAWRRRTSRREATLELLGSVLRDMDLLGCLEDIEEALRGPARLAPAPHLLR from the exons GTGCTCCGGGCTCTGTTGGTGGATGTGTACCCCGCAGGGGTCCATGGGCTGGTCCTTCACCCTGGGGACcgggagaagagagagagttGGTGTCCCCAAGGAAAATACAGCCACCCTCAAAATAGGTCCATTTGCTGCACGAAGTGCCACAAAG AAATGTCCCAGGTGGAGATTTCTCCGTGCACAGTGGACCGGGACACCGTGTGTGGCTGCAGGAAGAACCAGTACCGGAAGTACTGGAGTGAGACTCTTTTCCAGTGTCTGAACTGCAGCCTCTGCCCCAACGGCACAGTGCAACTCCCCT GCCTGGAGAGACAGGACACCATCTGCAACTGTCACTCGGGGTTCTTTCTAAGAGATAAGGAGTGTGTCTCCTGTGTTAA CTGTAAGAACACAGACTGCAAGAATTTATGTCCAGCCACATCTGAAACTCGTAACGACTTTCAGGACACAG GCACCACGGTGCTGTTGCCGCTGGTGATCTTCTTTGGTCTTTGTCTGGCATTCTTCCTCTTCGTTGGCTTAGCTTGCCGCTACCAACGGTGGAAGCCAAAGCTCTACTCCATTA tttgTGGGAAATCGACTCCTGTAAAGGAG GGAGAGCCGGAGCCCCTGGCCACAGCTCCAAGCTTCGGTCCCATCACGACTTTCAGTCCCATCCCAAGCTTCAGTCCCACCACGACCTTCAGTCCTGTCCCAAGCTTCAGTCCCATCTCCAGTCCCACCTTCACCCCCTGTGACTGGTCCAACATCAAAGTCACATCACCTCCCAAAGAGAtggccccgcccccccaggggGCTGGCCCCATTTTCCCTGTGCCTCCAGCTTCCACCCCTATCCCCACCCCTCTTCCGAAGTGGGAGGGCAGCGCCCACAGCGCCCCGGCTCAGCTCGCAGACG CGGACCCAGCGACACTGTACGCGGTGGTGGATGGCGTGCCTCCGACGCGCTGGAAGGAGTTCGTGCGGCGGCTGGGGCTAAGCGAGCACGAGATCGAGCGGCTGGAGCTGCAGAACGGGCGCTGTCTGCGCGAGGCGCAATACAGCATGCTGGCGGCGTGGCGGCGGCGCACTTCGCGACGCGAGGCCACGCTGGAGCTGCTGGGCAGCGTGCTCCGCGACATGGACCTGCTCGGCTGCCTGGAGGACATCGAGGAGGCGCTGCGGGGCCCCGCCCGCCTAGCGCCCGCGCCACACCTTCTCCGATGA